A DNA window from Sulfuricaulis sp. contains the following coding sequences:
- a CDS encoding glycosyltransferase family 4 protein, translating into MPLKVGLLINAMIGPDIGTGPGQEGYEVAKGLLKRNALGKVFCFSVTDDCDLPADKVVPFCRTWMKSRALGLLNRVHRRYPAVRGRRRIEQWMDAAFARMLTREAGDVLYCPKPLYPRTIRRARELGMMVVVETSVLHPRFNLEVVSAERERLGIRGAAGYTDEQRVRNIEAALEGCDRIFAWNAFVRDSYVKYGVPESKFLGGGEFAPPGIDTDRFSPGASQQDAIFTVLHVSSISVIKGVQYLLDAWESLADEIEGRLLIVGPADRDMRRLLAKRKIKNSEWVGRARDPVAYYRQASVFVSPSISDAGPRTVLESMACGVPAVVSDHCGVSRSITQGDNGFVYHYNDVAKLASLLKWSCQNREQLRSMGQRAREMVQGYSVTNYSGEIEQRIAAVAAAVKGP; encoded by the coding sequence ATGCCGCTCAAAGTAGGCCTGCTCATCAACGCGATGATCGGTCCCGATATCGGCACTGGTCCAGGACAGGAGGGGTATGAGGTAGCGAAAGGCCTTCTTAAAAGGAATGCGCTGGGCAAGGTCTTCTGTTTCAGCGTGACGGATGATTGTGATTTGCCTGCGGACAAGGTGGTGCCGTTCTGTCGTACATGGATGAAGTCTCGTGCATTGGGGCTCCTTAACCGCGTCCACAGGCGCTATCCGGCAGTCAGGGGGCGGCGAAGAATCGAGCAGTGGATGGATGCGGCGTTCGCGCGCATGCTCACCCGAGAGGCCGGCGATGTTTTGTACTGCCCCAAGCCGCTTTATCCCCGGACGATTCGCCGCGCCAGGGAATTGGGGATGATGGTCGTGGTTGAAACCTCCGTGCTCCATCCCCGCTTTAATCTTGAAGTCGTCAGCGCGGAGCGGGAGCGCCTTGGGATACGTGGTGCCGCAGGGTACACGGATGAACAGAGAGTGCGGAACATTGAAGCGGCGCTCGAAGGATGCGACAGGATCTTCGCCTGGAACGCATTTGTGCGCGACAGCTATGTAAAATATGGCGTTCCGGAAAGCAAGTTTCTTGGGGGAGGTGAATTTGCCCCGCCAGGCATTGATACAGACAGATTCAGTCCCGGTGCCAGCCAGCAGGACGCTATATTCACGGTGCTGCATGTTTCGTCGATTAGCGTCATAAAAGGTGTTCAGTACCTGCTCGATGCATGGGAAAGTCTGGCGGATGAGATCGAAGGGCGTCTGCTCATCGTTGGGCCGGCGGATCGCGATATGCGACGTCTGTTGGCGAAACGCAAAATCAAGAACTCGGAATGGGTGGGCAGAGCGCGCGATCCGGTGGCCTATTACCGGCAGGCGTCGGTATTCGTGAGTCCCTCGATCTCCGACGCGGGTCCGCGCACGGTCCTGGAATCCATGGCTTGCGGTGTGCCGGCAGTCGTATCGGATCATTGCGGCGTATCCAGGTCGATTACGCAGGGCGATAACGGCTTTGTATACCATTACAATGACGTGGCGAAACTGGCGTCACTTCTCAAGTGGTCCTGCCAGAATCGCGAACAACTGCGGAGCATGGGTCAGAGGGCGCGCGAAATGGTTCAAGGCTATAGCGTAACGAACTACAGTGGCGAGATCGAGCAGCGGATTGCCGCTGTGGCGGCAGCGGTGAAAGGCCCATGA
- a CDS encoding DUF2334 domain-containing protein, translating into MKFVIRDDDACGFTSPEEIRACYERIWPDIPVSLSMTPFRVPGRDRNVPSRYQGSMDVLPLERNREMVQFVREGVQGGRLDVTLHGYHHWCCEGLPEFIAGDGLAEKAREGKAYLENLLGVDIRTFVPPNNGISRDGLTAIIDAGMNLAGMPRLWLPKARRVTLKSLSLYPQVMWHQKIRGRHYPFMLDLGDHKEISCHTVGPRSNFAKLRQELNYCHDAGGIFVLATHYHAFERQTEDGFKVSRVVHELVDRAAALPGTEFVGFNAIW; encoded by the coding sequence ATGAAATTCGTGATTCGCGATGACGACGCCTGCGGGTTCACTTCTCCGGAGGAGATACGAGCCTGCTACGAGCGTATTTGGCCGGATATCCCCGTCAGTTTGTCCATGACGCCGTTTCGTGTGCCGGGGCGTGACAGGAATGTGCCAAGCCGCTATCAGGGCAGTATGGACGTGTTGCCTCTGGAGCGGAATAGGGAAATGGTTCAGTTCGTCCGTGAGGGCGTACAGGGCGGGCGGCTTGACGTCACGCTGCATGGTTACCATCACTGGTGCTGCGAGGGGCTCCCGGAATTCATCGCCGGGGATGGGCTTGCGGAGAAGGCCCGTGAAGGTAAGGCCTACCTGGAAAACCTGCTCGGCGTCGACATTCGGACTTTCGTGCCGCCCAATAATGGTATCAGTCGTGATGGGTTGACCGCGATTATTGACGCCGGCATGAATCTGGCCGGCATGCCGCGATTGTGGTTACCCAAGGCACGGCGCGTCACCCTCAAATCACTTTCCCTTTATCCTCAAGTGATGTGGCATCAAAAGATCCGGGGCAGACATTACCCCTTCATGCTCGACCTCGGGGATCACAAAGAAATCTCCTGTCATACGGTTGGGCCGCGCTCGAACTTTGCAAAGCTGCGTCAGGAACTGAACTACTGTCATGACGCCGGTGGCATATTCGTGCTGGCCACCCATTATCATGCGTTCGAAAGACAGACCGAGGACGGGTTCAAGGTCAGCAGGGTTGTCCACGAGCTGGTCGACAGGGCCGCTGCACTTCCCGGTACCGAGTTCGTCGGTTTCAACGCGATATGGTAA
- a CDS encoding asparagine synthase-related protein yields the protein MLNALSRPGYKVGQYADESGTIALGCADLGIVDRGIHPYSTPDRSVTVCLYGDIYSPRTDPATTLAVLAKAYRDKGPAFLNDLVGEFFLVILDHGQHRLILANDRYGRRPVYYSTHDGQLVFSSEIKALLASGAIRPDVDPEALADVLTFGLIPGERTLLRQVQMLPPAGLLEFDLRSGELATSRYWDLRLHLQPSAESEAVLLDRLTETFSTAVERRLSPSHVNWLSLSAGMDSRTIASVINSTPNATVKAITLGFKGGYERKVTSAVAATIGVEHSFHAFDESQFTQSESEHMDLVREAVALTDGMRGTASSALTAYSARQNRRLGLDVMITGHGGEIAKLDEAYNFAINTPDDLHRIRTQPVDWTYNRLFRPNAPRFNTPSLYSGGLAQVFADAPRHHLQTIIEQVDANLPPEQLVSFLFLNELFRKRAVYALAVQRARVEIRVPFYDDDFLATVVTTPLSLRTGYKIHRYIIKRYRPELLEIVLSETRMRPFPSAAERLFRGLPYKLATRLGLFKRDVPEHYFAANADTNFFRSILQDPMTLDRGYFNPRGISSLLDEHARGRHSLNTLLHLLTIVELWHRDFLDTR from the coding sequence ATGCTGAATGCATTGTCCCGCCCCGGGTACAAGGTCGGTCAGTACGCCGATGAGTCCGGGACGATTGCCCTGGGATGTGCCGACCTCGGCATCGTCGACCGTGGAATCCATCCGTACTCGACTCCCGACCGGTCTGTCACCGTCTGCCTATACGGAGATATCTACTCACCACGGACCGACCCAGCGACTACCCTAGCCGTGCTTGCGAAAGCCTACCGCGACAAGGGTCCGGCCTTCCTCAACGATCTCGTGGGCGAATTCTTTCTGGTTATCCTCGACCACGGGCAACACCGTCTCATCCTGGCCAATGACCGCTACGGTCGGCGTCCCGTCTATTACTCGACCCATGACGGTCAACTTGTCTTCTCCTCCGAGATCAAGGCGCTCCTGGCATCGGGCGCCATCCGCCCCGATGTCGATCCAGAAGCCCTTGCCGATGTTCTGACCTTCGGGCTCATTCCGGGTGAAAGAACGTTGCTGCGCCAGGTTCAAATGCTGCCGCCTGCCGGGTTGCTGGAATTCGACCTCCGTTCCGGGGAGCTGGCCACTAGCCGTTACTGGGATCTGAGACTCCACCTCCAGCCCTCCGCGGAGTCCGAAGCCGTCCTCCTTGACCGCCTGACCGAAACCTTCAGCACCGCTGTCGAGCGCAGGCTCTCACCATCCCATGTCAATTGGCTGTCCCTTTCCGCGGGAATGGACTCACGCACCATTGCCTCTGTGATAAACAGCACCCCGAACGCCACCGTGAAAGCCATCACCCTCGGCTTTAAGGGCGGTTATGAGCGCAAGGTAACATCCGCCGTCGCGGCCACTATTGGTGTCGAGCATTCCTTTCATGCGTTTGACGAATCGCAGTTCACGCAGTCGGAATCGGAACATATGGATCTGGTTCGAGAGGCTGTCGCCCTCACCGACGGCATGCGCGGCACCGCCTCCAGCGCGTTGACTGCCTATTCCGCCCGGCAAAACCGCCGCCTCGGTCTGGATGTCATGATCACCGGGCACGGCGGCGAGATCGCCAAGCTTGACGAGGCCTACAATTTCGCGATCAACACACCGGATGACCTGCACCGGATCAGAACACAGCCGGTCGATTGGACCTACAACAGGCTATTCCGGCCAAACGCACCGCGTTTCAACACGCCGAGCCTCTACAGCGGTGGACTCGCGCAAGTCTTTGCGGATGCGCCCAGACACCACTTACAGACCATCATCGAGCAGGTCGATGCCAACCTGCCCCCCGAGCAACTCGTATCATTTCTGTTTCTGAATGAGTTGTTCCGCAAGCGGGCGGTGTATGCTCTTGCGGTACAACGTGCACGCGTCGAAATACGCGTTCCGTTTTATGACGACGACTTCCTGGCGACTGTTGTTACAACACCTTTGAGCCTACGGACCGGCTACAAAATCCACCGGTACATCATCAAGAGATATCGCCCCGAGTTGCTGGAGATCGTACTCAGTGAAACTCGCATGCGACCCTTCCCAAGCGCTGCGGAACGTCTGTTCCGCGGCCTGCCCTATAAGCTCGCCACACGCTTGGGGCTGTTCAAACGTGATGTGCCTGAACATTACTTCGCGGCCAATGCGGACACGAACTTCTTCCGCAGCATCCTTCAGGACCCCATGACACTGGATCGGGGATACTTCAATCCCCGTGGGATCTCCAGCCTGCTCGATGAACACGCGCGCGGGCGGCATTCGCTGAACACGCTGTTGCACTTGCTCACCATTGTCGAGCTATGGCATCGGGATTTCCTTGATACCCGGTAA
- a CDS encoding oligosaccharide flippase family protein — MRILQSQFVHHVATLLSGKVLAQVVSISMVPIVARLFDPDDFGVVAIFMAVAQGLAVVAPLRYFRASLLMGNDQRANMMLSMSAWLLVFFCVLVFGVVAVVAPGGFSAGFLEPLGVWIWLLPVQVFLLALSQIMTTAHTRNKTFRPVATADVGEALLMSGGRILTGLGGSSVWGLLVGQFIGNAGRVLLMARENVSVAKLFRLRMSWQEAKSLAIEYRDFPLHDTPAGMVTFMAEKVPLLAMGIMFAPATVGLFAMADRLIRMPVLSAGISIREVFHRRIVGGDMGRELRKPLTALTLWMLLLGAVPFGVLGIFGTELLSFVLGEKWIDAGVFVQILAPWYYASWVNTGVHPVLMTIRRQGLWLRIQFGTLLGRVIIFGIGYLTAADVVTTLKWYSGISVLGALAVLARVYHLLGTQHRTTPRPGGGADGVA; from the coding sequence ATGCGCATCTTGCAGTCGCAGTTCGTGCACCATGTGGCGACGCTCTTGTCAGGCAAGGTGCTGGCCCAAGTGGTGTCGATAAGCATGGTGCCCATTGTCGCCCGGTTGTTCGATCCCGACGACTTCGGTGTGGTTGCCATTTTCATGGCGGTGGCGCAGGGCCTGGCTGTTGTGGCACCGCTGCGTTATTTCCGTGCTTCCCTGCTGATGGGCAACGATCAGCGTGCGAATATGATGTTGTCCATGTCGGCATGGCTGCTGGTGTTTTTTTGCGTGCTGGTTTTCGGAGTGGTGGCGGTTGTCGCACCGGGCGGCTTCAGTGCGGGGTTTCTGGAGCCTCTAGGCGTCTGGATATGGCTACTACCCGTGCAGGTATTCCTGCTCGCGCTGAGCCAGATTATGACAACAGCCCATACCCGCAATAAGACGTTTCGTCCGGTCGCGACCGCGGATGTCGGAGAGGCTCTGCTCATGAGTGGCGGCCGGATACTGACCGGTCTTGGCGGTTCCTCTGTATGGGGGCTCCTTGTGGGGCAATTCATCGGCAATGCGGGACGTGTGCTGCTGATGGCCCGTGAGAATGTAAGCGTGGCCAAGCTCTTCCGGCTGCGAATGTCCTGGCAAGAGGCCAAGTCACTGGCGATCGAGTACCGGGATTTCCCACTGCACGACACGCCCGCCGGGATGGTGACATTCATGGCGGAAAAGGTGCCGCTTCTGGCCATGGGCATCATGTTTGCTCCGGCCACTGTCGGGCTCTTTGCAATGGCGGACCGGTTGATTCGTATGCCGGTGCTCAGTGCCGGAATATCGATCCGCGAAGTGTTCCACAGAAGAATCGTGGGCGGCGACATGGGGCGGGAGTTACGCAAGCCGCTGACGGCACTGACACTCTGGATGCTGCTTCTGGGGGCTGTACCGTTTGGAGTCCTAGGTATCTTCGGGACCGAACTCTTGTCGTTTGTCCTGGGCGAGAAGTGGATCGATGCGGGCGTTTTCGTTCAGATACTGGCCCCCTGGTATTATGCGTCGTGGGTGAACACCGGTGTGCATCCGGTTTTAATGACAATTCGGCGGCAGGGATTGTGGCTGCGGATTCAATTCGGAACGTTGTTGGGACGAGTGATTATTTTTGGGATAGGTTACCTCACCGCGGCCGATGTGGTGACGACGCTGAAGTGGTATTCGGGCATCAGCGTGTTGGGTGCGTTAGCCGTGCTCGCTCGGGTTTACCATCTGCTGGGCACGCAACACAGGACGACACCTCGCCCTGGCGGGGGGGCGGATGGCGTGGCGTGA